The Thiorhodovibrio litoralis genome includes a window with the following:
- the flgG gene encoding flagellar basal-body rod protein FlgG → MNQALWVAKTGLDAQQTRMTVVSNNLANVNTTGFKKGRAVFEDLIYQTIRQPGAQATQDTQLPSGLMLGVGVRTVATEKLFQQGNMVLTDNALDVAIEGRGFFQILLPNGDMGYTRDGSFQVNSDGEVVMSNGYPLQPGLTVPEETLSITIGQDGTVNAQLPGQPEPQQLGQLQLADFINPAGLQPMGENLFLETAASGAAQESTPGINGLGGLIQGMLETSNVNIAEELVNMIETQRSYEANSKALSTADSMIQFANNNLAR, encoded by the coding sequence ATGAACCAAGCGCTATGGGTGGCAAAAACCGGGCTCGATGCTCAGCAGACGCGGATGACCGTGGTATCGAATAATCTCGCAAACGTCAATACCACTGGGTTCAAAAAAGGTCGCGCAGTTTTTGAGGATCTCATCTACCAGACGATTCGCCAGCCAGGCGCTCAGGCGACTCAGGACACTCAGTTGCCATCCGGCCTGATGTTGGGTGTCGGCGTGCGCACGGTGGCAACCGAAAAGCTCTTCCAACAAGGCAATATGGTTCTGACCGACAACGCCTTAGATGTCGCCATCGAAGGACGCGGATTCTTTCAGATTCTGCTACCCAATGGCGACATGGGGTATACCCGCGACGGCAGCTTCCAGGTCAACTCCGATGGCGAGGTGGTAATGTCCAACGGTTATCCATTGCAGCCAGGGCTAACCGTCCCGGAAGAAACCCTTTCGATTACCATCGGCCAGGACGGGACCGTCAACGCACAGTTACCCGGCCAACCCGAGCCTCAGCAGCTTGGACAACTGCAGCTTGCGGACTTTATCAACCCGGCTGGCCTCCAGCCAATGGGTGAGAATTTGTTCCTGGAAACGGCAGCATCCGGCGCCGCGCAGGAATCCACACCCGGTATTAACGGGCTAGGTGGTCTTATTCAAGGCATGCTTGAGACCAGCAACGTGAATATCGCAGAGGAACTCGTCAATATGATCGAGACCCAGCGCTCTTATGAGGCCAACTCCAAGGCCTTGTCGACTGCCGATTCGATGATTCAGTTCGCGAACAACAACCTCGCCCGCTAA
- the flgF gene encoding flagellar basal-body rod protein FlgF yields MDRMLYVAMTGAKQTMYAQAVNNNNLANANTHGFRESFVYAYTEPMRGPVYDSRDYVQVADEAIDFRQGAMQTTGRDLDVAIQGDGFLAVQAKDGTEGYTRAGDLRIDAQGIMRLGNGLPVLGDGGPIAIPPAESILIGTDGTVTIRPLGGDAQGLAAVERLRLVNPPIEDLVRGEDGLFRQRDGAQAPADANVRVASGMLETSNVNTVAALTRMMELTRHYETQVKMMSTADTLGKTSNRLLGMS; encoded by the coding sequence ATGGACCGCATGCTGTATGTGGCAATGACCGGCGCCAAGCAGACCATGTACGCGCAGGCAGTCAACAACAACAATCTAGCGAACGCCAATACGCATGGATTTCGCGAATCCTTCGTATATGCCTACACCGAGCCTATGCGAGGTCCGGTTTACGACTCCCGAGACTATGTACAGGTAGCCGATGAAGCCATAGATTTTAGGCAGGGCGCCATGCAGACCACTGGACGGGACCTGGACGTCGCCATACAGGGTGACGGATTTCTGGCAGTACAAGCCAAGGACGGCACCGAAGGTTACACTCGCGCCGGCGATCTTCGCATCGATGCGCAGGGCATTATGCGTCTCGGTAACGGCTTGCCCGTGCTCGGCGATGGCGGACCCATTGCGATACCACCGGCTGAGAGCATTCTTATTGGCACCGATGGCACCGTGACCATTCGTCCGCTGGGAGGTGACGCGCAGGGGCTTGCGGCCGTTGAGCGTCTGCGCTTGGTCAATCCGCCAATTGAAGACTTGGTTCGCGGCGAGGATGGGCTATTTCGGCAGCGCGACGGTGCTCAAGCACCAGCCGATGCCAATGTGCGGGTGGCATCGGGCATGCTTGAGACAAGCAATGTCAATACAGTGGCGGCGCTGACGCGGATGATGGAGCTCACCCGTCATTACGAGACCCAGGTCAAGATGATGAGCACCGCCGACACTCTTGGCAAAACCAGCAACCGTCTGCTCGGTATGAGCTAG
- the flgE gene encoding flagellar hook protein FlgE — translation MSAFNVGLSGLFAASKDLDVTGNNIANVGTTGFKYSRAEFGDLFATTTTGLSNTAAGQGVRVLDVAQQHSQGTIQFTDNALDLAISGNGYFVVEDKINGSLEYTRNGELKVDREGFIINNNGQYLQGFEPAEPNNLDTIFATGELTDLQLQTGNAEPSATKEVDVVVNLPSDAEPPLLDWTAQDNDGWPDPGEPGSPTRPDPDTYNYSTAVTVYDSLGTPRTLTLYFVKPRDGDDNPIPLEWDVYMGMEIEGDDGRMYMQSANGGDPTGPGNEVEAARLVFTPEGYLEMPSPQPQPLDNDAFVWALAFPDGEPFGNGANQFSPDAANVTTINFGATSPENAGDGTTQYGTQFDINELNQDGFTTGTISTIDIDNEGRVFARYTNGQSSVLGQVAMASFNNVQGLQPVGDNNWAATFAAGDPVYSAAGTGDLGTIQSSALEASNVDLATQLVNLIVAQRNFEANSKTISTSDQMTQTVLQIKR, via the coding sequence ATGAGTGCTTTTAATGTTGGTCTTAGCGGTTTGTTCGCAGCGAGTAAAGACCTTGACGTAACCGGGAACAATATTGCCAATGTAGGGACCACGGGGTTTAAATACTCGCGCGCAGAGTTTGGCGACCTCTTTGCCACTACAACCACCGGGCTTTCCAATACGGCGGCAGGTCAGGGTGTTCGCGTTCTTGATGTGGCGCAGCAACACTCACAGGGAACCATTCAGTTTACGGATAATGCGCTAGACCTTGCAATTAGTGGAAATGGCTATTTTGTGGTAGAGGATAAAATAAACGGGAGCCTCGAATACACTCGAAATGGTGAGCTCAAGGTCGATCGCGAAGGCTTTATCATCAATAATAATGGTCAATATCTGCAAGGCTTTGAGCCAGCAGAGCCGAACAATCTTGATACCATCTTTGCAACTGGTGAATTAACTGATCTGCAACTTCAGACGGGTAATGCAGAACCCAGTGCCACCAAAGAGGTCGACGTGGTGGTTAACCTACCATCGGATGCCGAGCCTCCGCTACTAGACTGGACGGCCCAGGATAACGATGGCTGGCCAGACCCAGGTGAGCCAGGCAGTCCTACTAGACCTGACCCAGATACTTACAACTACTCCACCGCTGTTACAGTCTATGATTCCTTGGGCACCCCAAGAACGCTGACCCTGTATTTTGTGAAGCCTCGTGATGGCGACGACAACCCAATCCCTTTGGAATGGGATGTTTACATGGGAATGGAGATTGAAGGTGACGACGGTCGGATGTATATGCAAAGTGCAAACGGTGGCGACCCGACAGGCCCTGGCAATGAGGTAGAAGCAGCAAGACTCGTTTTTACACCTGAGGGTTATTTGGAAATGCCGAGTCCTCAACCGCAGCCCCTGGATAATGACGCTTTCGTTTGGGCTTTGGCATTTCCTGATGGCGAACCGTTTGGTAATGGAGCCAACCAATTTAGCCCAGATGCGGCTAATGTAACCACTATCAATTTTGGTGCAACCTCTCCGGAAAACGCAGGAGACGGCACAACCCAGTACGGCACCCAGTTCGACATTAACGAACTTAACCAGGACGGCTTTACAACAGGGACCATATCCACGATTGACATTGATAATGAAGGCAGGGTATTTGCCCGTTACACCAATGGTCAGTCGTCGGTCTTGGGGCAGGTCGCAATGGCCAGTTTTAATAATGTCCAAGGTCTGCAACCAGTCGGAGACAACAACTGGGCGGCTACCTTCGCCGCTGGCGATCCAGTCTACAGCGCAGCTGGTACTGGAGATCTCGGAACAATTCAATCCAGTGCCCTCGAGGCATCGAATGTGGATCTGGCTACTCAGCTAGTCAATTTGATCGTTGCCCAGCGAAATTTTGAGGCTAACTCCAAAACAATTTCAACCTCCGACCAAATGACACAGACGGTTCTGCAGATCAAGCGTTAA
- a CDS encoding flagellar hook assembly protein FlgD: MSDFSTETLQSLGLAPTPQVNTEQRGELGQEDFLKLLTVQLSTQDPMKPVENTDFIGQMAQFSTLTGIESLTQSFETLSQSLSQGQALQAATLVGHEVLIPAEFSQLDEGETISGAIDLQTAATSASIEILDASGAAVRTLELENTGAGLQQFEWDGLLSDGTPATPGVYQFRANVVGNEGTEAVETFLNKRVETVAIGEDGTLELSVPGMESIGFSDVRRIS, translated from the coding sequence ATGTCAGATTTTTCTACTGAGACCTTGCAGTCACTTGGCCTCGCACCGACTCCCCAGGTCAATACTGAACAGCGCGGTGAATTAGGCCAAGAAGATTTCCTGAAACTACTGACCGTCCAACTTTCTACTCAGGACCCAATGAAGCCCGTCGAGAACACGGACTTTATCGGTCAAATGGCACAGTTTTCGACGTTAACCGGCATTGAAAGTTTGACACAGTCTTTCGAAACCCTGTCGCAGTCCTTGAGTCAGGGTCAGGCACTCCAAGCGGCGACTCTCGTAGGCCATGAAGTCTTAATCCCGGCTGAGTTTAGCCAACTCGACGAAGGCGAAACAATTTCCGGGGCCATTGACCTTCAAACCGCTGCAACATCTGCCTCGATAGAGATTTTGGATGCTAGTGGAGCGGCGGTTCGCACGTTAGAGCTTGAAAATACCGGCGCGGGTTTGCAGCAGTTCGAGTGGGACGGTCTTCTGAGTGATGGCACCCCCGCAACACCGGGTGTCTATCAATTCCGCGCAAACGTGGTTGGAAATGAGGGTACCGAAGCGGTGGAAACATTTCTGAACAAGCGGGTAGAGACCGTCGCTATCGGTGAGGACGGAACTCTGGAGCTTAGCGTGCCAGGCATGGAATCGATCGGCTTCTCAGACGTCAGGCGTATTAGCTAA
- the flgC gene encoding flagellar basal body rod protein FlgC, with the protein MSNFFSIFNTSGSALTAQSVRLNTVASNLANSSVGAPTPEETYQPKEVLFQTVLDRNNPERADTPVRVAGIVDRPDEPIITYEPHHPQANEEGYVFRPAVNVVQEMANMMSASRSFEANVEVMNTTRQLLQRTLQIGGQQ; encoded by the coding sequence ATGAGCAACTTTTTTAGCATCTTTAATACCTCGGGTTCGGCGCTGACTGCCCAGTCGGTGCGACTCAATACCGTGGCATCCAACCTGGCCAACTCCAGCGTAGGCGCTCCTACCCCTGAAGAAACCTATCAACCCAAGGAAGTGCTGTTCCAGACGGTGCTTGATCGTAACAACCCGGAGCGAGCAGATACGCCAGTGCGGGTCGCAGGAATCGTCGACAGACCAGACGAGCCCATCATCACCTATGAGCCACATCACCCACAGGCAAACGAGGAGGGCTATGTCTTCCGTCCCGCGGTCAACGTGGTCCAGGAAATGGCCAACATGATGTCCGCCTCACGCAGCTTCGAGGCCAATGTCGAAGTCATGAATACCACACGTCAGTTGCTGCAGCGCACCCTGCAGATTGGCGGACAGCAATAA
- the flgB gene encoding flagellar basal body rod protein FlgB, translating to MSLSLDKALGISPQALLVRADRTELLASNLANAETPNYKARDVDFRDALSQAAGRGNSLPLKRTNDRHLPPDTAGAVDMPPERLYRVPAQPALDGNTVDPQLEHAAFAENAMQFQSSVEFLNRKVSGLKSALQSGGS from the coding sequence ATGAGCCTCTCTCTCGACAAAGCACTAGGCATTTCGCCGCAAGCCCTTCTGGTCAGGGCGGACCGCACCGAGTTGTTGGCGTCAAACCTCGCCAACGCCGAAACCCCCAACTACAAGGCGCGCGACGTCGACTTTCGCGACGCGCTCTCACAGGCAGCCGGACGCGGCAATAGCTTGCCGCTCAAGCGCACCAACGACCGCCACTTGCCGCCTGACACCGCCGGAGCCGTCGACATGCCGCCGGAGCGACTCTATCGCGTCCCCGCGCAACCGGCGCTGGATGGCAATACCGTCGATCCGCAACTCGAGCACGCCGCCTTTGCCGAGAATGCCATGCAGTTTCAAAGCAGCGTCGAATTCCTCAACCGCAAGGTCTCGGGTCTGAAATCCGCCCTGCAATCCGGAGGCAGCTGA
- a CDS encoding CheR family methyltransferase, with amino-acid sequence MIDPQDYTEFSRFLSECCGLVLGSNRQYLVSSRLSRLLEEFSFASVEELLRALRSSAQPKLKSRVIDAMTTNETSWFRDGYPFEMLHHIILPDLAASKRSIRVWSAAASTGQEAFSIAMVLSEYASANPMKAPSASIVGTDLSESALAEARTGIYDGLSIVRGLSEERRKRFFDTVENGHKIKPELQRQVRFQKLNLLDSYATLGKFDIVFCRNVLIYFSAETKSRVFDGIARQMDPGGYLFIGASESVSPYTKAFELERTPRGSVLRRV; translated from the coding sequence GTGATTGACCCGCAGGACTACACTGAATTTTCTCGCTTTTTGAGCGAATGCTGCGGGCTGGTGCTCGGCTCAAACCGCCAGTACCTGGTCTCCAGCCGCCTGTCGCGCCTGCTCGAGGAGTTCTCTTTCGCCAGCGTCGAGGAGCTGCTGCGAGCGTTGCGCAGCTCGGCCCAGCCCAAGCTCAAGTCGCGCGTCATCGATGCCATGACCACCAACGAAACCTCCTGGTTTCGCGACGGTTACCCGTTCGAGATGCTGCACCACATCATCCTGCCGGACCTTGCTGCTTCCAAGCGCTCCATCCGCGTCTGGTCAGCCGCCGCTTCCACCGGGCAGGAGGCTTTTAGCATTGCCATGGTGCTGAGCGAGTATGCCAGCGCCAATCCGATGAAAGCGCCAAGCGCCAGCATTGTGGGTACCGACTTGTCTGAGTCGGCGCTAGCCGAGGCCCGCACTGGCATCTACGACGGCCTGAGCATCGTGCGCGGCCTGAGTGAGGAGCGCCGCAAGCGTTTTTTCGACACCGTCGAGAACGGCCACAAGATCAAGCCGGAGCTCCAGCGCCAGGTGCGCTTTCAGAAGCTCAACCTGCTCGACTCCTACGCCACGCTCGGCAAGTTCGACATTGTCTTCTGCCGCAATGTGCTGATCTACTTCTCCGCCGAAACCAAGAGTCGAGTTTTTGACGGTATCGCCCGGCAGATGGACCCGGGCGGCTATCTCTTCATTGGCGCTTCCGAGTCTGTCTCCCCCTACACCAAAGCCTTCGAACTCGAGCGCACCCCGCGCGGCTCGGTCCTGCGCCGGGTCTGA
- a CDS encoding chemotaxis protein — MSQFIDDVDQRTQMVGQNRMELLLFHLGGTQTFGINVFKVREVIAKPRLRQLPGSAAIVCGVANIRGKTVSIIDLASAIGFGAQTISPNQDAKVIVTEFNRSVQGFWVSNVDRIVNVSWEKVKPPPRGTEHESFLVAVTEIDNRWVEIIDVERVFVQVNPLAREVSTEFKEQARAVAGDGAQRVLVVDDSMVARRQIERSVSDLGFAVEARSDGLQALEYLETLEQTQPAHEQIALVISDIEMPRMDGYTLTRKIRESPHLRHLNVILHSSLSGQFNADLVKRAGADHFLPKFDPDELAAAILKYTRQQLTHEA, encoded by the coding sequence ATGAGTCAATTTATTGACGATGTCGACCAACGCACGCAGATGGTCGGGCAGAACCGAATGGAGCTTTTGCTGTTCCATCTCGGTGGCACCCAAACCTTCGGCATCAATGTGTTTAAGGTGCGCGAGGTCATCGCCAAGCCACGACTGCGCCAGCTGCCGGGCTCGGCGGCTATTGTTTGCGGGGTCGCCAACATCCGCGGCAAGACGGTGTCGATCATCGATCTGGCCAGCGCCATCGGCTTCGGCGCCCAGACAATTTCGCCAAATCAGGACGCCAAGGTCATTGTCACCGAGTTCAATCGTTCGGTGCAGGGCTTCTGGGTCTCGAATGTGGACCGGATCGTGAATGTCAGTTGGGAAAAGGTCAAGCCCCCGCCGCGCGGCACCGAGCACGAGAGCTTTCTGGTGGCGGTCACGGAGATCGACAACCGCTGGGTTGAAATCATCGATGTTGAACGGGTATTCGTGCAAGTCAACCCACTTGCACGCGAGGTTTCAACGGAGTTCAAAGAGCAGGCGCGTGCGGTCGCGGGCGATGGCGCACAACGCGTACTGGTGGTGGATGATTCGATGGTAGCGCGCAGACAGATCGAGCGCAGCGTGTCGGATCTCGGCTTTGCAGTCGAGGCGCGTTCCGACGGACTCCAGGCGCTGGAGTACCTTGAGACACTTGAGCAGACCCAACCCGCGCACGAGCAGATCGCGCTAGTGATTTCCGACATTGAAATGCCACGCATGGACGGCTACACGCTGACGCGCAAGATCCGCGAAAGCCCGCATTTGCGACACTTGAATGTGATCTTGCATTCCTCGTTGAGCGGTCAGTTCAATGCCGATCTGGTAAAACGTGCTGGCGCGGATCATTTTCTGCCAAAATTCGATCCTGACGAGCTTGCCGCCGCCATCTTGAAATATACTCGCCAGCAGCTAACGCATGAGGCTTGA
- the flgA gene encoding flagellar basal body P-ring formation chaperone FlgA, which translates to MQTINLRTPQPRRQRLAPNWRWLISAPLLCFSALFLVQGISGQVGIIAQANAAGLAATEEIEPVTNIQRAAKTFLHHVAGGDGGAKVKVSVDPVDPRLRLKLCEHDLQASLAPGARKTGNTSVKIQCQGPVRWSLFVSARVERFGAVVVAAGPLNRSSMVMPTDVKLEQRETGALLGGYYDDLTDTVGMQVRRSLRPGDIITDSHLKTPLWVERGQLVRLLSEGGGIRVSMSGEALEDGGAGDRIRVRNNSSERVVEGVIESPGVVRIPL; encoded by the coding sequence ATGCAAACTATCAACCTCAGAACCCCGCAACCGAGGCGCCAGCGTCTGGCGCCCAACTGGCGCTGGCTGATCAGTGCGCCCTTGCTATGCTTCAGCGCCCTTTTCCTGGTCCAAGGAATCAGCGGCCAAGTGGGAATCATCGCGCAGGCAAACGCGGCCGGCTTGGCCGCCACTGAAGAGATCGAGCCGGTTACCAATATCCAGCGCGCGGCCAAGACCTTTCTTCATCATGTGGCGGGCGGCGATGGCGGTGCGAAGGTCAAGGTCTCCGTCGACCCGGTCGACCCGCGGCTGCGCCTTAAGCTTTGCGAGCATGACCTTCAAGCCAGTCTGGCACCGGGTGCGCGCAAAACGGGTAACACCAGTGTGAAGATCCAATGTCAGGGGCCGGTGCGCTGGTCGTTGTTCGTATCCGCCCGCGTCGAGCGCTTTGGCGCGGTCGTGGTGGCCGCCGGCCCGCTGAACCGCAGCAGCATGGTCATGCCCACGGACGTCAAACTCGAGCAGCGCGAGACCGGTGCCTTGTTGGGCGGCTACTACGATGATCTGACCGATACCGTCGGCATGCAGGTACGCCGCTCGCTACGCCCCGGTGACATCATCACCGATTCCCACCTGAAAACGCCGCTCTGGGTTGAGCGCGGTCAACTCGTGCGCCTGCTCTCCGAGGGCGGCGGCATACGCGTCAGCATGAGCGGCGAGGCGCTGGAGGACGGCGGCGCGGGGGATCGCATCCGGGTGCGCAACAACTCAAGCGAGCGGGTTGTCGAAGGTGTCATCGAATCCCCTGGCGTGGTCAGGATTCCGCTCTAA
- the flgM gene encoding flagellar biosynthesis anti-sigma factor FlgM: MDIKNLGANKGRAERVGSKGSPRSAGKSGAAGKAAGTSAAASSAANQGESLELTALARALSAAQADAATAPFDADRVQEIRDAIAEGRYPIDNRRLADKLIELEGLLD; this comes from the coding sequence ATGGACATCAAAAACCTGGGAGCGAATAAAGGTCGCGCGGAGCGAGTCGGGTCTAAGGGCTCCCCGCGATCCGCTGGCAAAAGCGGTGCTGCCGGCAAAGCGGCGGGCACATCTGCTGCTGCAAGCTCCGCTGCAAACCAGGGCGAGTCGCTTGAGCTGACAGCCCTTGCGCGCGCGCTCAGCGCCGCGCAGGCCGACGCAGCCACCGCGCCTTTCGACGCCGACCGGGTGCAGGAAATTCGCGACGCCATTGCCGAGGGGCGCTATCCGATCGACAACCGGCGCCTGGCGGACAAACTGATTGAACTCGAGGGGTTGCTCGATTAA
- a CDS encoding flagella synthesis protein FlgN: MSQHHNFLHALDHSIDLAGQLEKLLLEETATLDGRDPEHLQALVENKQRVLEQIEQATAGLQQIVEAAGHTFTADGMDAFLKDGEPTAAEHETATVGWKRLRELAASCELMNRTNAQAIERGRQRVATALKLIRGEDDNGNTYSAQGHSQSGTVLGRTLTQA; the protein is encoded by the coding sequence ATGTCACAGCATCACAACTTTCTGCATGCACTCGATCACTCGATCGATCTCGCGGGCCAGCTCGAGAAGCTGCTGCTTGAGGAAACCGCCACGCTCGATGGCCGTGACCCTGAGCATCTGCAGGCCTTGGTGGAAAATAAGCAACGGGTGCTTGAGCAAATTGAACAAGCCACTGCGGGCTTGCAGCAGATTGTCGAGGCCGCCGGTCACACGTTCACCGCCGACGGCATGGACGCTTTTCTTAAGGATGGCGAGCCGACAGCGGCAGAGCACGAAACCGCCACCGTCGGCTGGAAGCGGCTGCGCGAACTCGCGGCCAGTTGCGAGCTGATGAACCGCACCAATGCCCAGGCGATCGAGCGCGGTCGTCAGCGCGTCGCCACCGCGCTGAAGTTAATCCGCGGCGAGGATGACAACGGCAATACCTATTCGGCACAAGGGCATTCGCAGTCCGGCACCGTGCTCGGTCGCACCCTGACCCAGGCCTGA
- the fliK gene encoding flagellar hook-length control protein FliK, with protein MTEPSQINTGANTGAQSARVADATRTARAAVDQARESTRVALGSRVEVQVKAVQRSGEMEVRLRTQGEGGQWSQNMRVGVTDSLRPALLDALRSLAASQGRGATLNAEVTSLTPRIMLRLLLPSADGAPGTKAWFNAQLRNHLPGAQRLATTFADWSRGLREAGSERPAQVQSAQNQALNQSVKQLLDRLASPRELTDPARLAESLRNSGVWLEATLARAGAAPASHQALDADLKAQLLRLAEQVRAQQAANPKPGQPKSAQQAETKAGQPSAGSPAQTKAGQAAAGSLAQTKAGQSATASLAQTKAGQLDTATLAQSRAGQPSNPTLAQSKADPQAPQQRAADMQMAGADRLAQLSTGLSREVDGVLKQLVTLQLQNAENGPDQQRWALELPFRTGAGLLTLDADIQREADQDRDQGENWSMQIRLDLPVLGPLLIRLSLRDSRLHGSLVAEQSASAELLRERLPELRAQLESRDLDIGSLHAREGNTQSKPPARAPLLREQA; from the coding sequence ATGACAGAGCCCAGCCAGATCAACACCGGCGCCAACACCGGCGCGCAGTCGGCGCGTGTTGCCGATGCCACGCGGACCGCGCGTGCGGCGGTCGATCAGGCGCGCGAAAGCACCCGCGTGGCACTTGGCTCGCGCGTCGAGGTGCAGGTGAAAGCGGTGCAGAGATCGGGTGAGATGGAGGTGCGGCTGCGCACCCAGGGCGAAGGCGGCCAGTGGTCGCAGAACATGCGTGTGGGCGTGACCGACAGCCTGCGCCCGGCCCTCCTGGACGCGCTGCGCTCGCTTGCAGCCAGTCAGGGACGGGGTGCCACGCTGAACGCCGAGGTGACCTCCCTGACGCCGCGGATCATGCTGAGGCTGTTGCTGCCCAGCGCCGACGGCGCGCCCGGCACCAAGGCCTGGTTCAACGCCCAACTGCGCAATCATCTGCCCGGCGCCCAGCGTTTGGCCACGACCTTCGCCGATTGGAGTCGCGGACTGCGCGAGGCGGGCAGCGAGCGCCCCGCGCAAGTGCAGAGCGCGCAGAACCAGGCGCTAAACCAGTCGGTCAAGCAACTGCTTGATCGCCTCGCGAGCCCGCGCGAACTGACTGACCCCGCGCGCCTGGCCGAAAGCCTGCGAAATTCAGGTGTCTGGCTCGAGGCTACCCTTGCCCGTGCCGGCGCCGCTCCTGCTTCACACCAAGCGCTAGATGCGGATTTGAAAGCACAATTACTGCGTTTGGCTGAACAAGTGCGCGCGCAGCAAGCAGCTAACCCAAAGCCCGGCCAACCCAAAAGCGCTCAACAAGCGGAAACCAAAGCAGGGCAACCCAGTGCTGGATCGCCAGCACAAACCAAAGCAGGCCAGGCCGCTGCTGGATCGCTAGCGCAAACCAAAGCAGGCCAATCCGCTACCGCATCGTTAGCCCAAACCAAAGCTGGTCAGCTCGATACCGCAACATTAGCCCAAAGTAGAGCTGGTCAGCCTAGCAACCCAACACTCGCCCAAAGCAAGGCTGACCCCCAAGCCCCGCAACAACGCGCCGCCGACATGCAGATGGCCGGCGCGGATCGCCTCGCGCAGCTCTCAACAGGACTGTCGCGCGAGGTTGACGGTGTGCTCAAGCAGTTGGTCACGCTGCAGCTGCAAAACGCCGAAAACGGCCCGGACCAGCAGCGTTGGGCGCTTGAGTTGCCATTTCGGACCGGTGCCGGATTATTGACGCTGGATGCCGACATTCAGCGGGAGGCGGATCAGGACCGTGATCAGGGCGAGAACTGGAGCATGCAGATTCGCCTCGACCTGCCGGTGCTTGGGCCGCTGCTGATTCGCCTCAGTCTCAGAGATAGCCGCCTGCACGGGAGTCTGGTCGCTGAGCAGAGCGCCAGTGCCGAACTGCTGCGCGAACGTCTGCCGGAGCTGCGTGCGCAGCTTGAAAGCCGCGATCTCGACATCGGCAGTTTGCACGCGCGCGAAGGCAACACGCAGAGCAAGCCACCCGCGCGGGCGCCGCTGTTGCGGGAGCAGGCATGA
- a CDS encoding EscU/YscU/HrcU family type III secretion system export apparatus switch protein, producing the protein MSEESRQAHQRANQKAVALRWDREHAPRITATGTGLTAEEILRVADEHGIPLQQDPALTEALAQIPLGEEIPPALYVAVAEVLAFVFMLAGIDPRQDQAKDDSVVAESQPS; encoded by the coding sequence ATGAGCGAGGAGTCCCGACAAGCGCACCAGCGCGCAAATCAAAAAGCGGTTGCCCTGCGCTGGGACCGCGAGCATGCCCCGCGCATCACCGCAACGGGCACTGGCCTGACGGCCGAGGAAATCCTGCGCGTTGCCGATGAGCATGGCATTCCCTTGCAGCAGGACCCGGCGCTGACAGAGGCTCTGGCGCAAATCCCGCTGGGTGAAGAGATTCCGCCCGCGCTCTATGTTGCTGTCGCCGAGGTGCTGGCCTTTGTCTTCATGCTCGCGGGGATCGATCCGCGTCAGGATCAAGCCAAGGATGATTCAGTCGTTGCCGAGTCCCAGCCTTCCTGA
- a CDS encoding DUF2802 domain-containing protein, whose product MVIATADILTLLASGIALLALLALAGLRRRLMQMQQLQEQQTQTLLAIQGAVRVLSGEAVTHREDLVSVRRAIERIGEVNQQTRLEMRLRDADGSPYTQAIQLIRHGQPRSEVRKLCSLTESEVDLLFNLHGQGVALGQGGDQEG is encoded by the coding sequence ATGGTTATCGCCACCGCCGACATTCTGACGCTTCTGGCCTCCGGGATCGCCTTGCTGGCACTGCTGGCGCTGGCGGGTTTGCGCAGGCGCCTGATGCAGATGCAGCAGTTGCAGGAGCAGCAAACCCAGACCTTGCTGGCGATTCAGGGCGCTGTGAGGGTGCTCTCCGGTGAGGCCGTCACCCATCGCGAGGATCTCGTCAGCGTGCGTCGGGCAATCGAGCGCATCGGCGAGGTCAACCAGCAGACGCGTCTAGAGATGCGCCTGCGCGATGCGGACGGCAGCCCCTACACCCAGGCGATCCAGCTGATTCGCCACGGACAGCCCCGTTCTGAGGTGCGCAAACTGTGCTCACTGACCGAATCGGAAGTCGATTTACTGTTCAATCTGCACGGACAGGGCGTCGCCCTTGGCCAGGGCGGCGATCAGGAAGGCTGA